The genomic stretch TAGTTTTACTGTTTACGAAATGAAAAAGGAGTAATCTATGAAAGATTTTAATATCGACAATTCTTTAGGTTTCATAGTCGCAAAAACCAACTATTTTATGAAATCCTATTTTACTAAGTTAATAAAAGGCAACAATTTAGATATAACAACAGAACAATGGGCAATCCTAAATGCTGTGTATCATAATCCAGGAGTATCACAAACTGACTTGGCCCGTTCATGCCTTAAAGAAAAACGAATGTAACCAGAATCTTGGACTTGTTAGTGAGAAAAGGATATGTAATTAGAAACATCGATCTAAATGACCGCAGGATATATAGCATAATGATGACAGAGTCAGGTGAAAGTGTCCTTGAACAGCTCATCAATATTTCGGATAATGCAAATAAAGCGTTCATATCTGATTTAAAAAAGGATGAATATCTTGAGCTTGCTCGCACATTAAAAATAATCTCGAGCTCGATTCACGGATGCAACCCTTCTAAGGGTCATTCAAAAGTGAAAATTTCAAAGAGATTGTATAGGGACTTGGAGGATATGACGGTCGAGATACAGGAAAACTAATAGTTAATTAACCATAAGAAATGAAGGGAGAAGTGGTTTTGAAGCCGGAATACGCGATAGAAATGAATCACCCACAACAAATCCCTGTCGTATCAGTTGTCGGGAAATCCGATGTGGGAAAAACTACGCTACTTGAGAAGCTTTTAAAGGAAGCTAAATGTAGGGGATGGCGAGTTGCTACGGTAAAACACGATGTTCATGAGTTTGATATGGACAAGCCAGGCAAAGATACTTGGCGACATGCTCAGGCGGGTGCAGATATGGTGGTGATCTCTTCACCCCGAAAAATTGCCATTTTGGAAAGCGTTGACGAAGACAAGCCTCTTGATGAAGTAATAAGTCGGATTCGTGGGGTAGATCTAATTTTCACAGAAGGGTATAAGCGCGCAAATAAGGCGAAAATTGAGGTCTTTCGTTCTGAAGCACATCAAGAGCTCCTTTGTGAGCCTGAGGAGTTGATGGCTATTGCAGCGGATATAACATTGGACAAGGGTGTTCCATGTTATGGTTTAGATGACGCCAAAGGGCTGTGTGATCTGATTGCAGAGAAGTTTAGCGTCAATGCCTCGGGATGTCATGAGTAGCTGATTGTATTCTCATTTTTTGTCGTATTATTGATTATTTGTAGTGGTTTATGTATAATTTGCATTGTTGTATAAGTGATTGGAGGGTGTTTAAATGGGAAAAGCTTTGATTATTGGCGCTGGCGGAGTTGCCAGTGTTGCTATTCATAAATGTTGCCAGAATCCAGATGTATTTGAAGAGATTTGTATCGCGAGCAGAACTGTCGAAAAATGTGAAGCTATCAAGAACAAATTGGTTGGGAGCGGCACAAAAATTCATACGGCTCAGCTTGATGCGGATAATACAGAAATGGTCATTGATTTGATAAAAAGCTTTAAGCCGGATATTGTCATTAACCTTGCGCTCCCTTATCAGGACTTAACCATTATGGATGCCTGCCTGGCTACCGGTGTTGATTATCTTGACACTGCGAATTATGAACCACCTGATGTAGCTAAGTTCGAATACAAATGGCAGTGGGCTTATCGGGAGAAATTTGCTCAAGCAGGTATCACTGCGCTGTTAGGAAGTGGTTTTGACCCTGGAGTTACAGGCGTCTTTTGTGCCTATGCCCAGAAACACTATTTTGATGAAATTCATTCTATTGATATTGTGGATGCCAACGCTGGCGATCATGGATATCCTTTTGCTACAAATTTTAACCCTGAAATAAATATTCGCGAAATTACGGCGAACGGAAGGTACTATGAAAACGGTTCGTGGGTCGAAACTGTTCCTCTTTCTTTGAAAAAGGTTTATGACCTCCCGGAGATAGGCCCAAAAAGCATTTATCTTATGTATCATGAAGAACTAGAATCTCTAGCCATTAATTTAAAGGGAATTAAGCGGATAAGATTTTGGATGACTTTCTCTGACAATTATCTTAATCACTTACATGTCCTCGAAAATGTTGGCATGACTTCGATTGAGCCCATAGATTTTGAGGGGCAACAGATCATTCCTTTGCAATTTTTAAAGGCTGTGCTTCCTGATCCAGCTTCCCTCGGGCCAAGAACGAAAGGGAAAACGAATATCGGTTGCATTATGCAAGGAATTAAAGACGGAAAGCCCAAGACCTATTATGTTTACAATGTTTGTGATCATCAAGAATGTTATGCAGAGGTTGGTTCACAGGCTATATCATATACAACTGGGGTTCCAGCCATGATTGGAGCAATGTTAATGCTCAAAGGTATTTGGAAAAAACCCGGTGTCTTCAATATTGAAGAATTTGATCCCGATCCGTTTATGGAGGCTTTAAATAAGTGTGGTCTACCGTGGCAGGAAAATTTCTCGCCAACTCTCCTTGATTGAGGTGTATAATGGACATTGATATCAGTGCCCTACCAACTCCTAGTTATATTGTCGATGAAAGACTCTTTTTAAGAAATCTTGAACTACTGCATTCCGTGCAACAACGTACGGGATGCAACATTCTTCTTGCTTTAAAAGGATTTTCCATGCATTCGTTATTTCCTTTAGTTGGCAACTATCTTAAAGGTGTCACAGCAAGCTCCTTGTTTGAGGCTAGGCTGGGTTATGAAGAGATGGGAAAAGAAGTTCATATTTATGCTCCAGCATATGTTGAGGGAGAATTTGATCAAATCCTCAGCAATTGTGATCATATTACCTTCAATTCATTTGATCAATGGAATCGGTTTAAGGACAAAGTAAAAAACGTTAAAACAAAAAAGATAAGTTGTGGCATTCGTATCAATCCGGAATATTCTGAGATAGAGACGCCGATTTATGATCCCTGCTATCAATATTCAAGACTCGGTGTAACGTTGTCTAATTTCCGGCCAGAAGAGCTTGATGGCATTGAAGGACTTCATTTTCACACCATGTGTGAGCAGAATTCGGATACCTTGGCACGGACGATTCAAGTGGTGGATCAAAAGTTTGGTGAATATATTAAAACAATGAAATGGCTCAATTTAGGTGGTGGACATCATATCACTAGACCTGATTATGACATTGAAACCTTGGTCCGTTCAATAACGTTTCTTCAGGACAAATACGGAGTAGATATATACCTGGAACCGGGTGAGGCTGTGGCTTTGAACACTGGATTTTTAGTTGCCGAGGTTCTTGACATAGTGGATAATGGCATGGAAATTGCTATTTTGAACACTTCGGCAGCATGTCACATGCCGGATGTGCTCGAAATGCCTTATAGACCTAATATTATCGATGCCGGAAAGCCTAATGAATATGCCAATACCTACAGACTGGGTGGTCTTACTTGTCTTGCTGGAGACATCATTGGAGATTATTCTTTCAAACAGCCTTTAAAACCGGGTGATAGGCTTGTATTTTGTGACATGGCCCACTATACTATGGTAAAGAATAATATGTTTAATGGTGTGAATCTACC from Desulfosporosinus sp. Sb-LF encodes the following:
- the mobB gene encoding molybdopterin-guanine dinucleotide biosynthesis protein B, producing the protein MNHPQQIPVVSVVGKSDVGKTTLLEKLLKEAKCRGWRVATVKHDVHEFDMDKPGKDTWRHAQAGADMVVISSPRKIAILESVDEDKPLDEVISRIRGVDLIFTEGYKRANKAKIEVFRSEAHQELLCEPEELMAIAADITLDKGVPCYGLDDAKGLCDLIAEKFSVNASGCHE
- the nspC gene encoding carboxynorspermidine decarboxylase → MDIDISALPTPSYIVDERLFLRNLELLHSVQQRTGCNILLALKGFSMHSLFPLVGNYLKGVTASSLFEARLGYEEMGKEVHIYAPAYVEGEFDQILSNCDHITFNSFDQWNRFKDKVKNVKTKKISCGIRINPEYSEIETPIYDPCYQYSRLGVTLSNFRPEELDGIEGLHFHTMCEQNSDTLARTIQVVDQKFGEYIKTMKWLNLGGGHHITRPDYDIETLVRSITFLQDKYGVDIYLEPGEAVALNTGFLVAEVLDIVDNGMEIAILNTSAACHMPDVLEMPYRPNIIDAGKPNEYANTYRLGGLTCLAGDIIGDYSFKQPLKPGDRLVFCDMAHYTMVKNNMFNGVNLPSIALFNEAEGIKVIRQFGYEDFKTRLS
- a CDS encoding saccharopine dehydrogenase family protein, whose protein sequence is MGKALIIGAGGVASVAIHKCCQNPDVFEEICIASRTVEKCEAIKNKLVGSGTKIHTAQLDADNTEMVIDLIKSFKPDIVINLALPYQDLTIMDACLATGVDYLDTANYEPPDVAKFEYKWQWAYREKFAQAGITALLGSGFDPGVTGVFCAYAQKHYFDEIHSIDIVDANAGDHGYPFATNFNPEINIREITANGRYYENGSWVETVPLSLKKVYDLPEIGPKSIYLMYHEELESLAINLKGIKRIRFWMTFSDNYLNHLHVLENVGMTSIEPIDFEGQQIIPLQFLKAVLPDPASLGPRTKGKTNIGCIMQGIKDGKPKTYYVYNVCDHQECYAEVGSQAISYTTGVPAMIGAMLMLKGIWKKPGVFNIEEFDPDPFMEALNKCGLPWQENFSPTLLD
- a CDS encoding helix-turn-helix domain-containing protein, encoding MKDFNIDNSLGFIVAKTNYFMKSYFTKLIKGNNLDITTEQWAILNAVYHNPGVSQTDLARSCLKEKRM